The Streptomyces sp. NBC_00224 genome has a window encoding:
- a CDS encoding MmcQ/YjbR family DNA-binding protein: protein MGAPPKAALAKREKVRTFALGLPGAVEEYPWGETVVKVNKKIFVFLGVGDGNYPLGMGVKLTDEATHAHALTSPGAQPSGYGLGKSGWVQVPLAEKGAPRADLLCEWVEESYRAIATKKLIAELDAG, encoded by the coding sequence ATGGGAGCACCGCCGAAGGCCGCGCTGGCGAAAAGGGAGAAGGTGCGGACGTTCGCCCTGGGGCTGCCGGGGGCCGTCGAGGAGTACCCCTGGGGCGAGACCGTGGTCAAGGTCAACAAGAAGATCTTCGTCTTCCTCGGCGTCGGTGACGGCAACTATCCGCTGGGCATGGGCGTCAAGCTGACGGACGAGGCCACGCACGCGCACGCCCTGACCTCACCGGGCGCCCAGCCGTCCGGGTACGGCCTGGGCAAGTCGGGCTGGGTGCAGGTGCCGCTGGCCGAGAAGGGCGCGCCGAGGGCGGATCTGCTCTGTGAATGGGTGGAGGAGAGCTATCGGGCGATCGCCACGAAGAAGCTGATCGCGGAGCTCGACGCCGGCTGA
- a CDS encoding CaiB/BaiF CoA transferase family protein produces MLHQLCHSAGGSMTGSGNGPLTGVRVVELAGIGPGPFAAMLLADLGADVVRVDRPGGAGLAVDPAYDLTNRNKRSVLIDLKSEDGPRRVLDLVERADVLVEGYRPGVAERLGVGPGECLARNPKLVYGRMTGWGQDGPLAARAGHDIAYIAVTGTLGMIGRPDEGPAVPANLVGDYAGGSLYLVVGVLAALQHARTTGEGQVVDAAIVDGAAHLATMIHGMMAAGGWQDRRGANLLDGGCPFYGTYETSDGQYMAVGSLEQQFYDEFSRLLGLDAVAPARKDLARWDELRTAIAERFRTRTREEWTAVFEGSDACVAPVLSLREAPAHPHLAARATFVEHGGLTQPAPAPRFSATPGSVRRPPALPGADTAEVARDWGVPELVGGESTKENDS; encoded by the coding sequence ATGTTACATCAGTTGTGTCACAGTGCTGGGGGCTCGATGACAGGTTCAGGGAACGGCCCGCTCACCGGGGTGCGCGTGGTCGAGCTGGCGGGGATCGGGCCCGGCCCGTTCGCCGCGATGCTCCTGGCCGACCTCGGCGCCGATGTGGTCAGGGTCGACCGCCCCGGCGGCGCGGGCCTGGCCGTCGACCCCGCGTACGACCTGACCAACCGCAACAAGCGCTCCGTACTGATCGACCTGAAGTCCGAGGACGGCCCCCGCCGCGTCCTCGACCTGGTCGAACGGGCCGACGTCCTCGTCGAGGGCTACCGCCCGGGCGTCGCCGAGCGTCTCGGCGTCGGGCCCGGGGAGTGCCTGGCCCGCAACCCGAAGCTGGTCTACGGACGGATGACCGGCTGGGGCCAGGACGGCCCGCTCGCCGCCCGCGCCGGACACGACATCGCGTACATCGCCGTCACCGGCACCCTCGGCATGATCGGCAGGCCGGACGAGGGCCCGGCCGTCCCCGCCAACCTCGTGGGCGACTACGCGGGCGGCTCGCTCTATCTCGTCGTCGGCGTCCTCGCCGCTCTCCAGCACGCCCGGACGACGGGGGAGGGGCAGGTCGTGGACGCCGCGATCGTGGACGGCGCCGCCCACCTCGCCACCATGATCCACGGCATGATGGCGGCCGGTGGCTGGCAGGACCGGCGCGGCGCCAACCTGCTCGACGGAGGCTGCCCGTTCTACGGCACCTACGAGACCTCCGACGGTCAGTACATGGCCGTCGGTTCTCTGGAGCAGCAGTTCTACGACGAGTTCAGCCGCCTCCTGGGGCTCGACGCGGTCGCCCCGGCCCGTAAGGACCTGGCCCGGTGGGACGAGCTGCGCACCGCCATCGCCGAGCGGTTCCGCACCCGTACGCGCGAGGAGTGGACGGCCGTCTTCGAGGGGTCGGACGCGTGCGTGGCGCCCGTGCTCTCGCTCCGCGAGGCGCCCGCCCACCCCCATCTGGCCGCCCGCGCCACCTTCGTCGAGCACGGCGGCCTCACCCAGCCGGCGCCCGCGCCCCGGTTCTCGGCCACCCCCGGCTCCGTCCGCCGTCCGCCCGCCCTGCCCGGCGCCGACACCGCCGAGGTCGCCCGCGACTGGGGCGTGCCGGAGCTGGTCGGCGGCGAGTCCACCAAGGAGAACGACAGTTGA
- a CDS encoding acyl-CoA dehydrogenase family protein yields MKRQIFTPEHDAFRESVRTFLAKEVLPHYEQWEKDGIVSREAWLAAGRQGLLGFAVEEEYGGGGNADFRYSVVLAEEFTQAGAAGLALGLHNDIIGPYLTGLATEEQKRRWLPGFCDGSLITAIAMTEPGAGSDLQGIATHAEDKGDHWLLNGSKTFISNGILADLVIVVARTTPEGGAHGLSLLVVERGMEGFERGRNLDKIGQKSQDTAELFFNDVRVPKENLLGELNGAFVHLMTNLAQERMAIAVAGIAAAEHLLEITTRYVKEREAFGRPLATKQHIRFEIAEMATECAVTRSFLDRCIVDHSNGELDAVHASMAKWWATELQKRTADRCLQLHGGYGYMTEYRVARAFTDGRIQTIYGGTTEIMKEIIGRSLLG; encoded by the coding sequence TTGAAGCGGCAGATCTTCACCCCCGAGCACGACGCCTTCCGCGAGAGTGTCCGCACCTTCCTCGCCAAGGAGGTCCTGCCGCACTACGAGCAGTGGGAGAAGGACGGCATCGTCTCGCGCGAGGCCTGGCTGGCCGCCGGGCGCCAGGGGCTGCTGGGCTTTGCGGTGGAAGAGGAGTACGGGGGCGGCGGCAACGCCGACTTCCGCTACAGCGTGGTCCTCGCCGAGGAGTTCACCCAGGCCGGCGCGGCGGGCCTCGCGCTCGGGCTGCACAACGACATCATCGGGCCGTATCTGACCGGGCTCGCCACCGAGGAGCAGAAGCGGCGCTGGCTGCCGGGCTTCTGCGACGGCTCCCTGATCACGGCGATCGCGATGACCGAGCCCGGCGCCGGATCCGACCTCCAGGGCATCGCCACGCACGCCGAGGACAAGGGCGACCACTGGCTGCTCAACGGCTCCAAGACGTTCATCTCCAACGGCATCCTCGCGGACCTGGTGATCGTCGTCGCGAGGACCACGCCCGAGGGCGGCGCCCACGGGCTCTCCCTGCTCGTCGTCGAGCGGGGCATGGAAGGCTTCGAGCGCGGCCGCAACCTCGACAAGATCGGCCAGAAGTCCCAGGACACGGCCGAGCTGTTCTTCAACGACGTACGGGTTCCCAAGGAGAACCTCCTCGGCGAGCTCAACGGCGCCTTCGTCCATCTGATGACGAACCTGGCGCAGGAGCGCATGGCCATCGCCGTCGCCGGGATCGCCGCCGCCGAACACCTGCTGGAGATCACCACGCGGTACGTGAAGGAGCGCGAGGCCTTCGGGCGGCCGCTGGCCACCAAGCAGCACATCCGCTTCGAGATCGCCGAGATGGCCACCGAGTGCGCTGTCACCCGTTCGTTCCTCGACCGCTGCATCGTGGATCACTCGAACGGGGAACTCGACGCCGTGCACGCCTCGATGGCCAAGTGGTGGGCCACCGAGCTCCAGAAGCGCACCGCCGACCGCTGTCTGCAACTGCACGGCGGCTACGGCTATATGACCGAGTACCGCGTCGCCAGGGCTTTCACGGACGGACGCATCCAGACCATCTACGGCGGGACCACCGAGATCATGAAGGAGATCATCGGTCGTTCCCTCCTCGGCTAA
- a CDS encoding acetyl-CoA C-acetyltransferase has protein sequence MSTEAYVYDAIRTPRGRGKANGSLHGTKPIDLVVGLIHEIRARFPDLDPAAIDDIVLGVVGPVGDQGSDIARIAAIAAGLPDTVAGVQENRFCASGLEAVNLAAAKVRSGWEDLVLAGGVESMSRVPMASDGGAWFADPMTNFDTNFAPQGIGADLIATIEGFSRRDVDEYAALSQERAAEAWKDGRFARSVVPVKDRNGLVVLDHDEHMRPGTTADSLASLKPSFAAIGDMGGFDAVALQKYHWVEKIDHVHHAGNSSGIVDGAALVAIGSREVGERYGLTPRARIVSAAVSGSEPTIMLTGPAPATRKALAKAGLTIDDIDLVEINEAFAGVVLRFARDMGLSLDKINVNGGAIALGHPLGATGAMILGTLVDELERRDQRYGLATLCVGGGMGIATVVERL, from the coding sequence GTGAGCACCGAAGCGTATGTGTACGACGCGATCCGCACCCCGCGCGGCCGGGGCAAGGCCAACGGCTCCCTGCACGGCACCAAGCCGATCGACCTCGTCGTCGGCCTGATCCACGAGATCCGGGCGCGCTTCCCCGACCTCGACCCGGCGGCGATCGACGACATCGTCCTCGGCGTGGTCGGCCCGGTCGGCGACCAGGGCTCCGACATCGCCCGGATCGCGGCGATCGCGGCCGGGCTGCCGGACACCGTCGCCGGAGTCCAGGAGAACCGCTTCTGTGCCTCGGGCCTGGAGGCCGTCAACCTGGCCGCCGCCAAGGTCCGTTCGGGCTGGGAGGACCTGGTGCTCGCGGGCGGCGTCGAGTCGATGTCGCGGGTGCCGATGGCCTCGGACGGCGGCGCCTGGTTCGCCGACCCGATGACCAACTTCGACACCAACTTCGCCCCGCAGGGCATCGGCGCCGACCTCATCGCCACGATCGAGGGCTTCTCGCGGCGCGACGTCGACGAGTACGCGGCACTCTCCCAGGAGCGGGCCGCCGAGGCCTGGAAGGACGGCCGCTTCGCCCGGTCCGTCGTCCCCGTCAAGGACCGCAACGGCCTGGTCGTCCTCGACCACGACGAGCACATGCGCCCCGGCACCACCGCCGACTCGCTCGCGTCCCTGAAGCCGTCGTTCGCCGCCATCGGGGACATGGGCGGCTTCGACGCGGTGGCGCTCCAGAAGTACCACTGGGTGGAGAAGATCGACCACGTCCACCACGCGGGCAACTCCTCCGGCATCGTCGACGGCGCCGCCCTGGTCGCCATCGGCTCGCGCGAGGTCGGCGAGCGCTACGGCCTCACCCCGCGCGCCCGGATCGTCTCGGCGGCCGTCTCCGGCTCCGAGCCGACCATCATGCTCACCGGCCCCGCCCCCGCCACCCGCAAGGCGCTCGCCAAGGCCGGGCTCACCATCGACGACATCGACCTCGTCGAGATCAACGAGGCGTTCGCCGGAGTGGTGCTGCGCTTCGCCCGGGACATGGGCCTCTCGCTCGACAAGATCAACGTCAATGGCGGCGCCATCGCCCTGGGCCACCCGCTGGGCGCCACCGGCGCGATGATCCTCGGCACGCTCGTCGACGAGCTGGAGCGCCGCGACCAGCGCTACGGCCTGGCCACGCTGTGCGTGGGCGGCGGGATGGGCATCGCCACCGTCGTCGAGCGTCTCTGA